The following proteins come from a genomic window of Pseudomonas sp. WJP1:
- a CDS encoding SOS response-associated peptidase family protein, with translation MCGRLSQYRGIHDFVAVLSIPDALINHVGDQPLGRYNAAPTTQLALLHLESDGLHADPQRWGWRPHWAKDRAAPINARVEKVAHGPFFRAIWPHRAICPVDNWFEWVDAGDGTRLPWLIRRRDQGPVFCAAIGQFPVGGAAPRDDDGFVIITADSAGGMLDVHDRRPVVFSAELAREWLDPATPRERAEQMVLLQGEDSDAFEWYRVDKAVGNVRNQGAGLIDTLKA, from the coding sequence ATGTGCGGACGCTTGTCGCAATACAGGGGCATTCACGATTTCGTGGCGGTGCTGAGCATTCCCGACGCCTTGATCAACCACGTCGGCGATCAGCCACTGGGCCGCTATAACGCCGCGCCCACCACCCAGCTCGCGCTGTTGCACCTGGAGAGCGATGGCCTGCACGCCGACCCGCAGCGCTGGGGCTGGCGACCGCACTGGGCGAAGGATCGTGCGGCGCCGATCAATGCGCGCGTCGAGAAAGTCGCCCACGGCCCGTTCTTTAGAGCCATCTGGCCCCATCGCGCCATCTGCCCGGTGGACAACTGGTTCGAATGGGTCGATGCCGGGGATGGCACGCGACTACCCTGGCTGATTCGCCGACGTGACCAGGGGCCGGTCTTCTGCGCGGCGATCGGGCAATTCCCGGTGGGCGGCGCAGCCCCCAGGGACGATGACGGCTTTGTCATCATCACCGCCGATAGCGCGGGCGGCATGCTGGACGTGCATGACCGCCGACCGGTGGTGTTCAGCGCAGAACTGGCACGCGAATGGCTGGACCCGGCGACGCCCAGGGAACGTGCCGAGCAAATGGTGCTGCTGCAGGGGGAAGACAGTGATGCTTTCGAGTGGTACCGGGTCGATAAGGCCGTGGGCAATGTCAGGAATCAGGGGGCTGGGTTGATTGACACTTTGAAGGCATAA
- a CDS encoding AzlD domain-containing protein, with amino-acid sequence MVWAVIIGMGVLVFLNRYVFLEPRLPLRLSSNARQFLGFAVPGMLTAICGPIVFMPDKQLNLQWDNPYLISSLVAVGLVLYTRNTLLSMLLSMGFFFLLRWWL; translated from the coding sequence ATGGTCTGGGCAGTGATTATCGGCATGGGCGTCCTGGTGTTTCTCAACCGCTATGTATTCCTGGAACCGCGCCTGCCGCTGCGCTTGAGCAGCAATGCCCGGCAGTTCCTCGGATTTGCCGTGCCGGGCATGTTGACGGCGATCTGCGGACCGATCGTGTTCATGCCGGACAAGCAGCTGAACCTGCAATGGGACAATCCCTACCTGATCAGTTCGCTGGTGGCCGTTGGGCTGGTGCTGTACACCCGCAATACCTTGCTCAGCATGCTGTTGAGCATGGGCTTTTTCTTTTTGCTGCGTTGGTGGCTGTGA
- a CDS encoding AzlC family ABC transporter permease, with amino-acid sequence MSNSLLPRSAFLRGAVAIMPLSLATAPWGLLAGSMAIEANLTPLQGQGLSSIVFAGAAQLVAIGMLKGGAGIFSILLTTLLLTSQHLLYGMSMRSVISPLPGRWRAGLGFLLTDELFALTSQHDKQQFDRWYALGVGLTFYVAWNLFTLAGIVLGSSIPGLEHLGLDFSIAATFIALITPVVRNVPTVVCVAVSLFCSVLFSYWQWGSALVLSGLAGMTAGFICNKFQGART; translated from the coding sequence ATGTCCAATTCACTCTTGCCGCGCAGCGCATTCTTGCGTGGCGCCGTGGCGATCATGCCGTTATCCCTGGCGACGGCACCCTGGGGCCTGCTGGCGGGTTCCATGGCCATCGAAGCCAACCTCACGCCCCTGCAAGGCCAGGGCTTGTCGAGCATCGTGTTTGCCGGCGCCGCGCAGCTGGTGGCCATCGGCATGCTCAAGGGCGGGGCCGGGATTTTTTCGATCCTGCTGACCACCTTGTTGCTGACCTCCCAGCATCTGCTCTACGGGATGAGCATGCGTTCGGTGATCTCGCCGTTGCCGGGTCGCTGGCGAGCGGGGCTGGGCTTTTTGCTCACCGATGAACTGTTCGCCCTGACCAGCCAGCACGACAAGCAACAGTTCGATCGCTGGTACGCCCTGGGTGTCGGCCTGACGTTCTACGTGGCCTGGAACCTCTTCACCCTGGCGGGCATCGTGCTGGGCAGTAGCATTCCGGGCCTGGAACACCTGGGGCTGGACTTCTCCATCGCCGCCACCTTCATCGCCCTGATCACCCCGGTGGTGCGCAATGTGCCGACGGTGGTCTGTGTCGCGGTCTCGCTGTTCTGCTCGGTGCTGTTCAGCTACTGGCAATGGGGCTCGGCCCTGGTGCTGTCGGGACTTGCCGGCATGACCGCCGGGTTTATCTGCAACAAATTCCAGGGAGCGCGCACATGA
- the dapA gene encoding 4-hydroxy-tetrahydrodipicolinate synthase, with amino-acid sequence MSSFQGIWVPLVTPFHNGAIDFVGLRRLVSHLLEQGVDGLIVCGTTGEPAAMGKQEQLAVLDAVLEQVPARQVVMGLAGNNLIELLHFQQEILKRPVAGLLVPPPYYIRPSQAGLEAFFQTVANASSVPLILYDIPYRTGVTFDQATLLNIVAHERIVAIKDCGGNLGNTLALLASGKVDVLCGEDNQIFNALCLGAKGAIAASAHVHPQRFVALYRQIRDNQLAAGRATFFQLLPLIQSLFIEPNPAPVKTALALQGLITDELRAPMQRSSDAMVGRLKAVLGALDSDNR; translated from the coding sequence ATGTCATCGTTTCAAGGTATCTGGGTTCCCCTCGTCACGCCGTTCCACAATGGCGCTATCGATTTCGTCGGGTTGCGCCGGCTGGTCAGCCATCTGCTGGAACAAGGCGTCGACGGCCTGATTGTCTGTGGCACCACCGGCGAACCGGCGGCCATGGGCAAACAAGAACAGCTGGCGGTGCTGGATGCGGTGCTGGAGCAAGTGCCGGCCCGGCAGGTCGTCATGGGCCTGGCCGGCAACAACCTGATCGAGCTGCTGCACTTTCAGCAGGAAATCCTCAAGCGCCCGGTGGCCGGCCTGCTGGTGCCGCCGCCGTATTACATCCGGCCGTCCCAGGCCGGGCTGGAAGCGTTTTTCCAAACGGTGGCCAACGCGTCCAGTGTGCCGCTGATCCTGTACGACATCCCCTACCGCACCGGCGTGACCTTCGACCAGGCAACCCTGCTGAACATCGTCGCCCATGAGCGGATCGTCGCGATCAAGGACTGTGGCGGCAACCTGGGTAACACCCTGGCATTGCTGGCCAGCGGCAAGGTCGATGTGCTGTGCGGTGAAGACAACCAGATTTTCAATGCCCTGTGCCTGGGCGCCAAAGGCGCGATTGCCGCGTCGGCCCATGTCCACCCGCAACGTTTCGTGGCGCTGTACCGGCAGATTCGCGATAACCAGCTGGCGGCCGGCCGGGCAACCTTCTTCCAGCTACTGCCGCTGATCCAGAGCCTGTTCATCGAACCCAACCCGGCGCCGGTGAAAACCGCGCTGGCCCTGCAAGGCTTGATCACTGATGAACTGCGCGCACCGATGCAACGCAGCAGCGATGCCATGGTGGGACGTTTAAAGGCGGTGCTCGGCGCACTGGACAGCGACAATCGATAG
- a CDS encoding DUF2784 domain-containing protein, protein MLYRIAADGLVLFHLAFIVFVVFGGLLVLKWPRLILWHLPAAIWGVAVELFHLPCPLTHWENLMRQGAGQTGYGGGFIEHYVWPIIYPAGLTPAIQLGLGSAVLLVNVLVYLRLFWHRKRRRLS, encoded by the coding sequence ATGCTCTACCGAATCGCCGCCGATGGGCTGGTGCTGTTTCACCTGGCGTTCATTGTGTTCGTCGTGTTCGGCGGACTGCTGGTGCTCAAATGGCCACGCCTGATCCTGTGGCACCTGCCCGCCGCCATCTGGGGCGTGGCGGTGGAGCTGTTCCACCTGCCTTGCCCGCTGACGCACTGGGAAAACCTGATGCGCCAGGGGGCGGGGCAAACCGGTTACGGCGGTGGCTTTATCGAACATTACGTGTGGCCGATCATCTACCCGGCCGGGCTGACACCGGCCATTCAACTGGGGCTGGGCAGCGCGGTACTGCTAGTGAATGTACTGGTCTATCTTCGATTGTTCTGGCACAGGAAACGGCGGCGTCTATCGTAA
- a CDS encoding LysR family transcriptional regulator produces the protein MLSTEDLTLLQAIRETGSLSRAAAYLGKAPSTVSYAARQLEERFDALLFDRRRYRLQLTPAGELLVNEAARLMQDVSRLTQRVQQVANGWESRLWIVTDELLEFETLIPVIHEFDALGSGVPLRITQEVLRGVWEALREGRADLIIGATNEPPAIASLRWMQLGEMQWVFAVSPRHPLAKAPEPITRAMVAQHRAIVVADSSRASEGSTYGVSGGQSVLAVPTMRAKILAQCDGLGVGWLPRHRVASLLDNGTLVEKQMADPREPNILYAGWRGDHDGRALGWWLEKLKQPYLCTRLVQGSDRFA, from the coding sequence ATGCTGTCGACTGAAGACCTGACGCTGCTGCAAGCGATCCGCGAGACCGGCAGTCTGTCGCGGGCCGCGGCCTACCTCGGCAAGGCGCCCTCTACGGTGTCTTACGCCGCGCGGCAACTTGAAGAACGCTTCGATGCCTTGCTGTTCGATCGTCGGCGCTACCGCCTGCAACTCACCCCGGCCGGTGAATTGCTGGTCAACGAAGCGGCGCGACTGATGCAGGACGTCTCGCGCCTGACCCAACGGGTGCAGCAAGTGGCCAATGGCTGGGAAAGTCGCCTGTGGATCGTCACCGACGAACTGCTGGAATTCGAAACCCTGATCCCGGTGATCCACGAGTTCGATGCGCTGGGTTCCGGCGTACCGCTGCGCATCACCCAGGAAGTGCTCCGGGGTGTCTGGGAGGCCCTGCGTGAAGGCCGCGCGGACCTGATCATCGGCGCCACCAACGAGCCACCGGCCATCGCGTCCCTGCGCTGGATGCAATTGGGGGAAATGCAGTGGGTGTTCGCCGTCTCGCCCAGGCATCCGCTGGCCAAGGCCCCCGAACCGATCACCCGCGCCATGGTGGCGCAGCACCGCGCGATTGTCGTGGCGGACTCCTCCCGGGCCAGCGAAGGCAGTACCTACGGTGTCTCCGGTGGCCAATCGGTGCTGGCGGTGCCGACCATGCGCGCGAAAATCCTCGCCCAGTGCGACGGCCTCGGCGTGGGCTGGCTGCCCAGGCATCGGGTCGCCTCGTTACTGGACAATGGCACGCTGGTGGAAAAACAGATGGCCGACCCCCGCGAGCCGAACATCCTGTATGCCGGCTGGCGCGGCGATCACGACGGGCGGGCGTTGGGCTGGTGGCTGGAGAAGCTCAAGCAACCCTACCTCTGCACCCGGCTGGTACAGGGCAGCGACCGGTTTGCCTGA
- a CDS encoding sensor domain-containing diguanylate cyclase produces MGQPSIHDPVEQHRQGIARLKTRSAVTLLIAVCLSMAVIVIWETWSSRQYHLHDKEVAMSNLAQTLASQAQAAIKQADTLLFTLVDRLENEGIEPGRLNRLQRLLGAQRGELSQVHGLFVYDETGKWIANSNGAEVGVANNSDREYFIYHRDHPDRGPHIGPSIKSRSSGEWIMTVSRRINHPDGRFAGVALATLYLSHFLQLYDGIDMGRNGVINLIADDASIIVRRPFHEADIGTSLAKSPLFTKLLPQASSGTATVRSILDGVERVVGYRRVEGYPLIVFAALNKDEVLAGWRQESLLSAGIVALLLGVLGVLGYRLIKLMKKQDRIQGELLGTQERLLELNRNLELLALEDALTGLANRRQFDLFIQAEMGRARHNSTGLALLMIDVDHFKPFNDRYGHLAGDECLRKIAALITDHIRRPGDLAARFGGEEFAVVLPGTDYVGAFLLAEKIRHAVQAASLPHTESPDGKVTVSVGVCGYDPASKAQTSELIGAADKALYVAKASGRNMSVIAN; encoded by the coding sequence ATGGGGCAGCCGTCCATTCACGACCCTGTGGAACAACACCGGCAGGGTATCGCCCGGCTCAAGACCCGCTCTGCCGTGACCCTCTTGATTGCCGTCTGCCTGTCGATGGCGGTGATCGTGATCTGGGAAACCTGGAGCTCGCGCCAGTACCATCTGCATGACAAGGAAGTGGCCATGTCCAACCTTGCGCAGACCCTGGCCTCGCAGGCCCAGGCGGCGATAAAACAAGCCGACACGCTGCTGTTCACCCTGGTCGACCGCCTGGAGAACGAGGGTATCGAGCCGGGCCGGCTCAATCGCCTGCAACGCCTGCTCGGCGCCCAGCGCGGTGAGCTGAGCCAGGTCCACGGGCTGTTCGTCTATGACGAAACCGGCAAATGGATCGCCAACTCCAACGGTGCCGAGGTGGGGGTTGCCAACAATTCCGACCGCGAATACTTCATCTATCACCGCGATCATCCCGACCGCGGACCGCACATCGGCCCTTCGATCAAGAGCCGCTCCAGCGGTGAATGGATCATGACGGTGTCGCGCCGGATCAACCACCCCGACGGCCGTTTCGCCGGCGTGGCGCTGGCCACCCTCTACCTCAGCCATTTCCTGCAGCTGTACGATGGCATCGATATGGGCCGCAACGGCGTGATCAACCTGATCGCCGACGATGCCAGCATTATCGTGCGCCGGCCGTTTCACGAGGCCGACATCGGCACCAGCCTGGCCAAGAGTCCGTTGTTCACCAAGCTCCTGCCACAGGCCAGTTCGGGCACGGCTACCGTGCGGTCCATCCTGGATGGCGTGGAGCGGGTCGTGGGCTATCGCCGGGTCGAGGGTTATCCGCTGATCGTCTTTGCCGCACTCAACAAGGACGAGGTGCTGGCGGGCTGGCGCCAGGAGTCCTTGCTCAGTGCGGGGATCGTCGCGCTGCTGCTCGGGGTGCTGGGGGTACTCGGCTATCGCCTGATCAAGTTGATGAAGAAGCAGGACCGCATCCAGGGCGAGTTGCTTGGCACTCAGGAACGGCTGCTCGAGCTCAATCGCAACCTTGAGTTGCTGGCCCTGGAAGATGCGCTCACGGGCCTGGCCAACCGGCGCCAGTTCGACCTGTTCATCCAGGCGGAAATGGGCCGCGCCCGGCACAACTCGACGGGCCTGGCCCTGCTGATGATCGATGTCGACCACTTCAAGCCGTTCAACGATCGCTACGGCCATCTGGCCGGCGATGAGTGCCTGCGCAAGATCGCGGCGCTCATCACCGACCACATCAGGCGTCCTGGGGATCTGGCTGCGCGCTTTGGCGGCGAGGAGTTTGCCGTGGTGCTGCCGGGGACTGACTACGTCGGGGCATTCCTGCTGGCGGAAAAAATCCGCCATGCGGTCCAGGCTGCCAGCCTGCCACACACTGAAAGCCCTGATGGCAAGGTGACGGTCAGCGTGGGTGTGTGCGGTTATGATCCGGCGTCGAAGGCCCAGACCAGCGAGCTGATCGGGGCGGCCGACAAGGCGCTGTACGTGGCCAAGGCCAGCGGGCGCAATATGAGCGTGATTGCCAACTGA
- a CDS encoding DUF3087 domain-containing protein, whose translation MFEIQPMNADDYRQRTRRSTLMIALIFLALAMALSTAAVTLFGEPGGDNLRFNIGGVFAAVLVMAALMRKLFWHQEWMAPAVYSWQLKRSLMSITNVMHHLKAGVEAGDPNAMKLLRFYHLGLSQMHQLDGNSSDDAQLHREMEQHQARMQALGIDIRQTRLDPAWLDALKQAAR comes from the coding sequence ATGTTCGAAATCCAGCCGATGAACGCCGACGACTATCGGCAACGGACGCGGCGCAGCACGTTGATGATCGCGCTGATCTTCCTCGCGCTGGCGATGGCCCTGTCCACCGCGGCGGTGACGTTGTTCGGCGAGCCGGGAGGGGACAATCTACGCTTTAATATCGGCGGGGTGTTTGCCGCCGTCCTGGTCATGGCCGCGTTGATGCGCAAGCTGTTCTGGCACCAGGAATGGATGGCGCCGGCGGTCTACAGCTGGCAACTCAAGCGCAGCCTGATGAGCATCACCAACGTCATGCACCACCTCAAGGCGGGCGTGGAAGCGGGGGATCCCAACGCCATGAAGCTGTTGCGCTTCTATCACCTGGGATTGAGCCAGATGCACCAACTGGACGGTAACTCCAGCGATGATGCGCAATTGCACCGGGAAATGGAGCAACATCAGGCGCGGATGCAGGCGCTGGGCATCGACATTCGACAGACGCGACTGGACCCGGCCTGGCTGGACGCGCTGAAGCAGGCAGCACGCTAG
- the ppnN gene encoding nucleotide 5'-monophosphate nucleosidase PpnN yields the protein MTQRQVINASVSPKGSLETLSQREVQQLSEAGSGSTYDIFRQCALAILNTGAHVDNAKTILEAYKDFEIRIHQQDRGVRLELLNAPADAFVDGEMIASTREMLFSALRDIVYTENELDSQRIDLSTSQGISDYVFHLLRNARTLRPGVEPKIVVCWGGHSINTEEYKYTKKVGHELGLRSLDVCTGCGPGVMKGPMKGATIAHAKQRIHGGRYLGLTEPGIIAAEAPNPIVNELVILPDIEKRLEAFVRVGHGIIIFPGGAGTAEEFLYLLGILMHPDNAGLPFPVVLTGPKHAAPYLEQLDAFVGATLGADAKKHYEIIIDDPAEVARHMTQGLKAVKQFRRERNDAFHFNWLLKIDEGFQRPFDPTHENMANLKLSRDLPPHELAANLRRAFSGIVAGNVKDKGIRLIEKHGPYQIRGDAAVMQPLDQLLKAFVAQHRMKLPGGAAYVPCYQVVA from the coding sequence ATGACCCAACGACAAGTAATCAATGCATCGGTCAGCCCGAAAGGCAGCCTGGAAACACTCTCCCAACGGGAAGTCCAGCAACTGAGCGAAGCCGGATCCGGCAGTACCTACGACATCTTCCGCCAGTGCGCCCTGGCCATCCTCAACACCGGCGCCCACGTCGATAACGCCAAGACCATCCTCGAAGCCTACAAGGACTTCGAAATCCGCATCCACCAGCAAGACCGCGGCGTACGCCTGGAACTGCTGAACGCACCGGCCGACGCCTTCGTCGACGGCGAAATGATTGCCAGCACCCGTGAAATGCTGTTCAGCGCCCTGCGCGACATCGTCTACACCGAAAACGAACTCGACAGCCAACGCATCGACCTGAGCACCTCCCAGGGTATCAGCGACTATGTCTTCCACCTGCTGCGCAACGCCCGCACCCTGCGCCCCGGCGTCGAGCCGAAGATCGTGGTGTGCTGGGGCGGTCACTCGATCAATACCGAAGAATACAAATACACCAAGAAAGTCGGTCACGAACTAGGCCTGCGCAGCCTGGACGTGTGCACCGGTTGCGGCCCCGGCGTGATGAAAGGCCCGATGAAAGGCGCCACTATCGCCCATGCCAAACAGCGCATCCACGGCGGTCGCTACCTGGGCCTGACCGAGCCCGGGATCATCGCCGCCGAGGCGCCGAACCCGATCGTCAACGAACTGGTGATCCTGCCGGACATCGAGAAGCGCCTGGAAGCTTTTGTCCGCGTCGGCCACGGCATCATCATCTTCCCGGGTGGCGCCGGTACCGCCGAAGAGTTCCTGTACCTGCTCGGCATCCTGATGCACCCGGACAACGCAGGCCTGCCCTTCCCGGTCGTCCTCACCGGCCCGAAACATGCCGCGCCTTACCTTGAGCAACTGGACGCGTTCGTCGGCGCTACCCTCGGCGCAGACGCCAAGAAGCACTACGAGATCATCATCGACGACCCGGCTGAAGTCGCCCGACACATGACCCAGGGCCTCAAGGCGGTCAAGCAGTTCCGTCGCGAGCGCAACGACGCCTTCCATTTCAACTGGCTGCTGAAGATCGACGAAGGCTTCCAGCGCCCGTTCGACCCGACCCACGAAAACATGGCCAACCTCAAGCTGAGCCGCGACCTGCCACCCCACGAACTGGCCGCCAACCTGCGCCGTGCGTTCTCCGGCATCGTCGCCGGCAACGTCAAGGACAAGGGCATCCGCCTGATCGAAAAACACGGGCCGTACCAGATCCGTGGCGATGCGGCCGTCATGCAACCGCTGGATCAACTGCTCAAGGCCTTCGTCGCCCAGCACCGGATGAAACTGCCGGGTGGCGCAGCTTATGTGCCGTGTTATCAAGTGGTTGCGTAA
- a CDS encoding response regulator yields MDHVNHILIVDDDREIRELVGNYLKKNGLRTTVVADGRHMRSFLEANQVDLIVLDIMLPGDDGLVLCRELRAGKHKATPILMLTARNDETDRILGLEMGADDYLTKPFAARELLARINAVLRRTRMLPPNLLISESGRMLGFGRWRLDTTARHLLDQDGTLVALSGAEYRLLRVFLDHPQRVLSRDQLLNLTQGRDADLFDRSIDLLVSRLRQRLKDDSRESTYIKTVRSEGYVFSYPVEMLDAQA; encoded by the coding sequence ATGGACCACGTCAACCACATCCTGATCGTCGACGATGATCGCGAAATCCGCGAACTGGTCGGCAACTACCTGAAGAAAAACGGCCTGCGCACCACAGTGGTCGCCGACGGCCGGCACATGCGCAGCTTCCTCGAAGCCAACCAGGTCGACCTGATCGTGCTCGACATCATGTTGCCCGGCGACGACGGCCTGGTCCTGTGCCGCGAACTGCGTGCAGGCAAGCACAAAGCCACGCCGATCCTGATGCTCACCGCCCGCAACGACGAAACCGACCGTATCCTCGGCCTGGAAATGGGCGCCGACGACTACCTGACCAAACCCTTCGCCGCCCGCGAACTGCTGGCGCGGATCAACGCCGTATTGCGCCGCACCCGCATGCTGCCACCCAACCTGCTGATCAGCGAAAGCGGGCGGATGCTCGGTTTCGGCCGCTGGCGCCTGGACACCACTGCCCGTCACCTGCTGGACCAGGACGGTACCCTGGTGGCCCTCAGTGGCGCCGAATACCGCCTGCTGCGGGTGTTCCTCGATCACCCGCAACGGGTGCTCAGTCGCGACCAGTTGCTCAACCTGACCCAGGGCCGTGACGCCGACCTGTTCGACCGCTCGATCGATTTGCTGGTCAGCCGCCTGCGCCAACGGCTCAAGGACGACTCACGGGAATCGACCTACATCAAGACCGTGCGCAGCGAGGGCTACGTGTTCTCCTACCCGGTGGAAATGCTCGACGCACAGGCCTGA
- a CDS encoding FAD/NAD(P)-binding protein translates to MSETQNGQATDVIRHADILIIGGGLSGAMLAAQLLRLPGKRQVLVIEPRAELGRGEAYSAVELGHTLNGNAARMSVDPDNADDLTQWLTDYIAAGGWPESDEQHVPISELFPPRGIFGLYVQQRLAEAQAVGALNGSTVEHIQAEVVDLQTDAQSVRLSLSDGQRLQGAFAVLATGMFPAARTPQTESSGLNAAALDPWDVAAMRQLDPQSTVLIIGSGLTMVDAVVSLEQAGHRGPIEVFSRHGLLPHVRRQPPAWVDFLAEDQSIRTPRQLVRELRRHCRNAIAQGIDWQAPLDTVRAHIGRLWNQASDVQRRQFVRHVRPWWESHHHRSPPLSAELVARLHGEGRLRIQAASFKGLEPASGNEVRIRIRRRGETQTVVVSGAALINSSGIEYDWRRVARPLPRQLLARGLIRPGHLALGIAAEVDGAVLDADGQAASRLFAMGPPLRGMWWESTAVTDVASQAKALAARLATA, encoded by the coding sequence ATGAGTGAAACCCAAAACGGACAGGCGACCGACGTCATCCGTCACGCGGACATCCTGATCATCGGCGGCGGCCTCAGCGGCGCGATGCTGGCGGCGCAACTGTTGCGCCTGCCGGGCAAGCGCCAGGTGCTGGTGATCGAACCGCGCGCCGAGCTGGGGCGTGGCGAGGCCTACAGCGCCGTGGAGCTGGGGCATACGCTCAACGGCAACGCGGCGCGCATGAGTGTCGATCCGGACAACGCCGATGACCTCACCCAATGGCTGACCGACTACATCGCGGCCGGCGGCTGGCCGGAGTCGGATGAGCAGCATGTACCGATCAGCGAGCTGTTCCCGCCCCGGGGGATTTTCGGCCTGTACGTGCAGCAGCGCCTGGCCGAGGCGCAAGCCGTGGGGGCGTTGAACGGCTCAACGGTCGAGCATATACAAGCCGAGGTGGTTGACCTGCAAACCGATGCGCAGTCGGTGCGTTTGAGCTTGAGCGACGGCCAGCGACTGCAGGGTGCTTTTGCCGTGCTCGCCACGGGGATGTTCCCGGCCGCGCGCACGCCGCAGACCGAATCCAGCGGCTTGAACGCGGCGGCGCTTGACCCGTGGGACGTGGCGGCGATGCGTCAGCTCGATCCGCAGTCGACGGTGTTGATCATCGGCTCGGGGCTGACCATGGTCGATGCCGTGGTGTCGCTGGAACAGGCCGGGCATCGCGGGCCGATCGAAGTGTTTTCCCGGCACGGCCTGCTGCCCCATGTGCGGCGCCAACCCCCGGCCTGGGTGGATTTTTTGGCCGAGGATCAGAGCATTCGCACGCCACGCCAGCTGGTGCGTGAATTGCGCCGGCATTGCCGCAACGCCATCGCCCAAGGCATTGACTGGCAGGCACCGCTGGACACGGTACGGGCGCACATCGGGCGCTTGTGGAATCAGGCCAGCGACGTACAGCGCCGACAGTTCGTGCGCCATGTACGGCCGTGGTGGGAAAGTCATCATCACCGCTCACCGCCGTTGAGCGCCGAACTGGTGGCACGCCTGCACGGGGAAGGGCGGTTGCGCATTCAGGCGGCGTCGTTCAAAGGGCTGGAGCCTGCTTCGGGCAATGAAGTGAGGATTCGTATCCGCCGGCGAGGTGAAACGCAAACGGTTGTCGTCAGTGGCGCGGCATTGATCAACTCCAGCGGTATCGAATACGACTGGCGGCGGGTGGCGCGACCGTTGCCCCGGCAATTGCTGGCGCGGGGGCTGATCCGCCCGGGACACCTGGCGCTGGGGATTGCGGCCGAGGTCGACGGTGCGGTGCTGGATGCCGACGGCCAGGCTGCCAGCCGCCTGTTTGCCATGGGCCCACCGTTGCGCGGGATGTGGTGGGAAAGCACCGCCGTGACGGACGTGGCCAGTCAGGCCAAGGCGTTGGCCGCGCGCCTGGCAACAGCCTGA
- a CDS encoding ABC transporter ATP-binding protein — translation MSQAASDIAASDLLRVNDIEVIYDGAILAVAGVSLTVPKGGIVALLGANGAGKSTTLKAISGLVRAERAEVSRGSIEFLGRDTAGVDPSLRVRQGMVHVLEGRHVFAQLTVEDNLRSGGFVRGLSRQDMARDLERIYAWFPRLKTKRKTQAGLTSGGEQQMVAIGRALMTRPTLVLLDEPSMGLAPIIVQEIFEIVAQLNREAQVSFLIAEQNINVALKYASTAYVLDTGRVVLSGSASALLARGDLHDFYLGKH, via the coding sequence ATGAGCCAAGCCGCCAGTGACATTGCCGCGAGCGATCTGTTGCGGGTCAATGACATCGAAGTGATCTACGACGGCGCGATCCTGGCCGTGGCCGGCGTGTCGCTGACGGTGCCCAAGGGCGGCATCGTCGCGTTGCTCGGGGCCAACGGCGCGGGAAAAAGCACCACGCTCAAGGCGATTTCCGGGCTGGTGCGGGCCGAACGGGCCGAGGTCAGCCGCGGCAGCATCGAGTTCCTGGGGCGCGATACCGCAGGGGTCGATCCGAGCCTGCGGGTGCGCCAGGGGATGGTTCACGTACTGGAGGGCCGGCACGTCTTTGCGCAACTGACGGTGGAAGACAACCTGCGCAGTGGCGGTTTCGTCCGCGGTTTGAGCCGCCAGGACATGGCCCGGGACCTGGAACGCATCTATGCCTGGTTCCCGCGCCTGAAAACCAAGCGCAAAACCCAGGCCGGGCTCACCTCCGGAGGCGAGCAGCAGATGGTCGCCATCGGCCGCGCGTTGATGACGCGTCCTACTTTGGTACTGCTCGATGAACCTTCCATGGGTTTGGCGCCTATTATCGTCCAGGAAATTTTCGAGATCGTCGCCCAGCTCAACCGCGAGGCACAGGTGAGCTTCCTGATTGCCGAGCAAAATATTAATGTGGCGCTCAAGTACGCTTCCACGGCCTACGTCCTCGACACCGGCCGTGTGGTGTTGTCCGGCAGCGCCAGCGCGTTGCTGGCCCGGGGCGATCTGCATGACTTCTATCTAGGTAAACACTGA